From the genome of Kluyveromyces lactis strain NRRL Y-1140 chromosome F complete sequence:
CAACTGAACCCACAGAGCCTTCAGTAGAGCCTGCAGCAGCTCCAACAGCCACTCCAGGAGCAACCATATCTTTGCCTGCTACGGAACCTGCCACAGAACCTGCTTTTTCTAAAAGAGCATCTGCCGCATCCATTTGAGATTCTAACGCGTCCCTGTTAATCCCACTCGATCCAACGGCACGATCAAGCTCGTATTCAACATGTTCATCGTCTTTCCCAAGCCTTATCGTTTGAACTATTACGAAAACAGTAGACAGAAGCATCAAGTAGACtatgatcttcttcattggCGTTGTAAGCCATCCGCCCTTAGACCTGCCATGGCCCTGTGTATTATAGCGAGGTAACAAATCGTTACCGCGACGAATTCCTCCTTgcataataataaaataagAGTAGTTCA
Proteins encoded in this window:
- a CDS encoding uncharacterized protein (similar to uniprot|P35725 Saccharomyces cerevisiae YKL063C Hypothetical ORF), which encodes MQGGIRRGNDLLPRYNTQGHGRSKGGWLTTPMKKIIVYLMLLSTVFVIVQTIRLGKDDEHVEYELDRAVGSSGINRDALESQMDAADALLEKAGSVAGSVAGKDMVAPGVAVGAAAGSTEGSVGSVASNNKEEKKEKFNDELVSPQDLSDSAPVAAKNSQNSRNNVGNDVKADKQGTKGIDKKAQEIKEAAPYKKDE